In one window of Zingiber officinale cultivar Zhangliang chromosome 11A, Zo_v1.1, whole genome shotgun sequence DNA:
- the LOC122031508 gene encoding beta-1,2-xylosyltransferase XYXT1-like yields the protein MKEMKRLRFRPLAEPRSFGSGLIIGCILASMIYAIMYRSEEGIDHRSILTCKLPPSSSSDDAATANSSVEEGGSILSTSSDPANEEDKIAINSSLVEEKVLITGRNESVDEEEEGTKVKNDKQASAKPSAVDHNQPEALPAKKPICDFSQYRLDICDLEGDIRVTGKNLSSVMLVASRDAPASSWEIKPYPRKYDHSAKAKVRSFNVTTLHASAAPNCDVRHSVPGVLFSTGGHCGNCFHDFADVLVPLFQTAGPLRRQVRFAISSLKGWWMMKYRPYLTQLSAFDVIDLDGDDRVHCFDRLTVGLRAKRDLMIDAEEAPDGHSIAGFVELTRSVYGLGRAGVGPKKNPTKPRLLFIARGGTRKFANLDALTAERFARRWCDVLVGVHGAGLTNFLFLPTGAVVVQVVPLGKLDWIATNFYAEPAMGMNLEYIQYDITIAESTLLDAYPRDDKVFTDPESIHKEGWHRILEVYLRQQSVRLDVDRFRPVLEKAYGLVRDRDGNG from the exons ATGAAGGAGATGAAGAGGCTCAGGTTCCGGCCTCTGGCGGAGCCCCGGAGTTTTGGGTCAGGGCTAATTATTGGATGCATTTTGGCGTCGATGATTTATGCCATAATGTACAGAAGTGAAGAAGGAATCGACCATCGGTCTATCT TGACTTGCAAGCTTCCACCGTCTTCGTCGTCGGACGACGCGGCTACTGCGAATTCTTCTGTCGAAGAAGGCGGGAGCATTCTATCGACAAGTAGTGACCCGGCAAATGAAGAAGACAAGATCGCAATCAATTCTTCCTTGGTAGAAGAGAAGGTTTTAATAACTGGGAGAAATGAGTCAG TTGACGAGGAGGAGGAAGGAACCAAAGTGAAAAATGATAAACAAGCGTCGGCGAAACCATCAGCTGTCGATCACAATCAACCAG AAGCTTTGCCTGCGAAGAAACCGATTTGCGATTTCTCCCAGTACAGATTAGACATCTGCGATTTAGAGGGCGATATCAGAGTCACCGGGAAGAATCTCTCTTCGGTAATGCTCGTTGCATCCAGAGACGCCCCTGCATCGTCATGGGAGATCAAACCGTATCCCCGCAAGTACGACCATTCCGCCAAGGCCAAAGTCCGATCTTTCAACGTCACGACACTGCACGCCTCCGCCGCCCCAAACTGTGACGTCCGCCACTCCGTCCCAGGCGTGCTCTTTTCCACCGGCGGCCACTGCGGAAACTGCTTCCACGACTTCGCCGACGTGCTCGTTCCTCTCTTTCAGACCGCAGGCCCGCTTCGCCGACAAGTCCGGTTCGCCATTTCCAGTTTGAAAGGCTGGTGGATGATGAAGTACCGACCGTATCTGACCCAGCTGTCCGCCTTCGACGTCATCGACCTCGACGGCGACGACCGCGTTCATTGCTTCGACCGCCTGACGGTCGGTCTGCGCGCGAAGCGCGACTTGATGATCGACGCCGAAGAGGCCCCCGATGGCCACTCCATCGCCGGCTTCGTCGAGCTCACCCGCAGCGTCTACGGTCTCGGTCGCGCCGGAGTCGGGCCGAAGAAAAACCCCACGAAGCCGCGCCTTCTGTTCATCGCGCGCGGCGGCACGAGGAAGTTCGCGAACCTGGACGCGCTGACGGCGGAA CGGTTCGCGCGTCGGTGGTGCGACGTGTTGGTTGGCGTGCACGGCGCGGGCCTGACCAATTTCCTCTTCCTACCCACCGGAGCGGTCGTCGTCCAGGTAGTGCCACTTGGCAAGCTGGACTGGATCGCCACGAATTTCTACGCGGAGCCAGCGATGGGTATGAATCTCGAGTACATCCAGTACGACATCACCATCGCCGAGAGCACGCTTCTCGACGCGTATCCGAGGGACGACAAGGTCTTCACGGATCCGGAGTCGATCCACAAGGAAGGTTGGCATAGGATCCTGGAAGTCTACCTCCGCCAACAAAGCGTCCGGCTCGACGTCGACCGGTTCAGACCGGTTCTGGAGAAAGCATACGGGCTCGTCCGggatagggatggcaatgggtag